The DNA region AACTTACTTAATGCTTTCTACTGCATTGATTTATAAAGATGTTTTTCACGCGTTTGGCTAAACGTGAAACATCTTATACTTCTTTGCCACGTGATTATGATTGGGAGTTAGCCAAAGATATTTGTGGGAGGCTGGAGTTGTTTCATAGTGTGACTGAGTTTTTCTCTGGTCGTAAGTACCCCAcaactaatatgtattttacTTTGGTGTGTGAGTTGAAAATTGCATTGAATGAATGGAGTTTGTCTTCAAATGAGATGATACGTATGATGGCAGAAAGCATGCTTactaaatttaattcttattaGGCTAATGTTAGTGTTGTTATGGCTGTTGCTGTTATCGTAGATCCAAGATATAAGATGAAGTTATTGGAGTTTTATTATCCTAACATTTATGGTGATAATTCTGATTTGgagattgaaaaaattaagaatatttattatgatttgcTTGATAAGTATAGAGATCTAGATGAGTCCCCTGTACATAATGAAGGAAGTTCTCATATTCCTGCAAGTACTTCAAGCCCTGCGGCACAAATGAAGTTTAGGTTGAGTGGGTCAATGTCAAgttatgatttgtttgtgaacAATAGTTCAAAGAAACATGGGAGTGCTAGAATGGAATTTGATCATTTCATTGATGAGGGAGTGTTGAAgagaaatgaagattttgatatTTCGGGATGGTGGAAAAGTACTAGTCTCAAGTATCCTACTTTACAAATGATTGCAAGAGATATTTTAGCCATTCC from Castanea sativa cultivar Marrone di Chiusa Pesio chromosome 6, ASM4071231v1 includes:
- the LOC142640114 gene encoding zinc finger BED domain-containing protein RICESLEEPER 1-like yields the protein MFFTRLAKRETSYTSLPRDYDWELAKDICGRLELFHSVTEFFSGRKYPTTNMYFTLANVSVVMAVAVIVDPRYKMKLLEFYYPNIYGDNSDLEIEKIKNIYYDLLDKYRDLDESPVHNEGSSHIPASTSSPAAQMKFRLSGSMSSYDLFVNNSSKKHGSARMEFDHFIDEGVLKRNEDFDISGWWKSTSLKYPTLQMIARDILAIPITTIASESAFSTSGRLLSPHRSRLHPKTIGAMICAQNWLWSEINGSSTMSGDCDLQTILDDGEPNEEDENCVTNVED